In Desulfosediminicola ganghwensis, a single window of DNA contains:
- a CDS encoding succinylglutamate desuccinylase/aspartoacylase family protein — translation MKFTSNLICCFLIWAFLLGSGVEISRATETIEDHSDTITEPATQPVEQETPEKDVDEGAAVQVPDDQVHQDLAETFKVKEAQPFEIIGHTVAPGTTRTLEWPSLQSPLGKRIEIPVIVVNGAKPGPVLVMTSAIHGDELNGIEINRRFLHELNPKRLKGVVIGVPIVNLEGFWRKERYLGDRKDLNRYFPGNESGSHPSRIAHSLFTTIVQRGDMVIDLHTGSFYRENLPQLRVDLTVPQVAELVTGFGAVTALHSVAPAGSLRGAATDAGIPTIVMEIGGPLSLETDKVEVGLRSIRSFLQSVGMLDKITLWPSPQPVFYESEWVRSNSGGILINKVQLGESVKKGALLAEISNPLDNTTVAIHSPVAGTILGRAQNQFVSPGFALFHIGHKRSLEELEQGLETSRAENEGTDRDTENIDQPVTDTATAETE, via the coding sequence ATGAAATTCACTTCAAACCTGATCTGTTGCTTTCTTATATGGGCCTTTTTGTTGGGCTCGGGAGTAGAAATTTCCCGCGCAACAGAGACCATCGAAGATCATAGTGACACCATCACTGAACCGGCTACGCAGCCTGTAGAGCAAGAAACGCCGGAAAAGGATGTTGATGAGGGTGCTGCTGTCCAGGTACCTGACGATCAAGTCCATCAGGATCTTGCTGAAACGTTTAAGGTAAAAGAGGCTCAACCTTTTGAAATCATCGGGCACACCGTTGCCCCAGGCACGACCCGGACTCTGGAATGGCCTTCTCTGCAATCACCGCTCGGCAAAAGAATTGAGATACCTGTAATCGTCGTCAATGGTGCTAAACCCGGCCCCGTACTGGTAATGACTTCGGCGATCCATGGAGACGAGCTCAACGGCATTGAGATTAACCGCCGTTTCCTGCATGAGCTGAACCCCAAGAGGCTGAAAGGAGTTGTAATTGGCGTACCAATCGTCAACCTTGAAGGATTCTGGCGAAAAGAACGGTACCTGGGCGACCGCAAAGACCTGAACCGCTATTTCCCCGGTAACGAATCAGGCTCACACCCGTCCCGTATTGCCCACAGTCTGTTCACCACCATAGTACAGCGGGGCGATATGGTCATCGATCTCCATACTGGTTCATTCTATAGAGAAAACCTGCCTCAACTGAGAGTTGACCTCACTGTTCCACAAGTTGCTGAGCTGGTAACAGGATTCGGCGCCGTTACAGCACTTCATAGTGTTGCTCCTGCAGGAAGTCTCCGTGGGGCAGCAACAGATGCAGGAATCCCCACTATTGTTATGGAGATCGGTGGACCACTGAGCCTTGAAACAGATAAGGTTGAGGTGGGTCTGCGCTCAATTCGAAGTTTTCTGCAATCTGTTGGCATGCTAGATAAAATCACCCTCTGGCCAAGCCCACAGCCAGTGTTTTATGAGAGTGAATGGGTTCGTTCCAATTCAGGCGGCATCCTGATCAACAAGGTACAACTCGGGGAATCTGTGAAAAAAGGCGCATTGCTGGCAGAAATCTCCAACCCGCTTGATAACACCACTGTAGCCATCCACTCACCCGTTGCCGGTACAATCCTCGGCAGAGCGCAAAACCAGTTTGTCAGCCCCGGTTTTGCCCTCTTTCATATCGGCCATAAACGGTCCCTGGAAGAACTTGAGCAGGGCCTCGAAACCAGCAGGGCAGAAAATGAAGGGACAGATCGGGACACAGAAAACATAGATCAACCTGTTACTGATACAGCTACCGCAGAAACCGAATAA
- a CDS encoding acetyl-CoA carboxylase biotin carboxylase subunit encodes MKKKILVANRGEIAIRLIRAIQELDCTAVAVFEKPDERSRHIRLADEAVLLGDGPRKDYLDIAKVIQAAKRTGADAIHPGYGFLAENPEFAKACEAEGIVFIGPSSKVISDLGNKVIARQIMADAGIPMVPGTENLSHGDAGVQEAKAFGARYGYPVMLKATSGGGGRGIRLIENEFQLIEQIPVARSEALAAFNDDSVYLEKVVINPKHVEVQILADKAGKTLHLGTRDCSIQRRNQKLIEIAPSRVGNPELLEKICQTAVKAAKAANYLNAGTVEFLIDKDFNYYFMEINTRIQVEHTVTEMVTGIDIVRNQIKLAFGYELSFGQEDVQIRGHAIEVRINAEDPKNNFMPEGGKKVSVYRSTGGFGVRLDGFVYQGYEIPEVYDSLLVKMTVHGFTWDETVERMKRCLKNFAIVGPKTTIPFYLNVVDDPDFIKGDFNTSYLDTHPHLFHYEEEVGEAGKLAKLIAEIHHRGENPFAS; translated from the coding sequence TTGAAGAAAAAAATTCTTGTTGCCAATCGAGGGGAAATTGCCATTCGACTGATTCGTGCGATCCAGGAGTTGGACTGCACCGCTGTCGCGGTATTTGAAAAACCTGATGAACGTTCCAGGCATATCCGTCTGGCTGATGAAGCTGTGCTGCTGGGAGATGGTCCCAGAAAAGATTATCTCGATATTGCCAAGGTGATCCAGGCAGCCAAGAGGACAGGAGCTGATGCGATTCATCCAGGCTATGGCTTTCTTGCGGAAAACCCTGAATTTGCCAAAGCCTGTGAAGCAGAGGGTATTGTCTTTATTGGTCCGTCATCGAAAGTGATTTCCGATCTGGGCAATAAAGTCATTGCCCGTCAGATCATGGCTGATGCCGGCATTCCGATGGTTCCCGGTACTGAAAACCTCTCCCATGGTGATGCCGGTGTCCAGGAGGCGAAGGCGTTTGGAGCCAGGTATGGGTATCCGGTTATGCTGAAGGCGACATCCGGCGGTGGCGGCAGGGGAATCCGGCTGATTGAAAATGAGTTCCAGTTAATTGAGCAGATTCCTGTGGCGCGTTCTGAAGCGCTGGCTGCGTTCAATGACGACTCAGTTTATCTCGAGAAGGTTGTGATTAATCCGAAGCATGTCGAGGTTCAGATCCTGGCCGATAAGGCTGGTAAGACTTTGCACCTTGGCACCCGCGACTGTTCTATCCAGCGTCGTAACCAGAAGCTGATCGAAATTGCTCCCTCACGTGTGGGCAACCCTGAGTTGCTTGAAAAGATCTGCCAGACTGCTGTCAAAGCTGCCAAAGCTGCAAACTATCTTAACGCTGGTACCGTTGAGTTTCTGATCGACAAGGATTTCAACTACTATTTCATGGAGATCAATACCCGAATCCAGGTTGAGCATACTGTAACCGAGATGGTTACTGGTATTGATATAGTAAGGAACCAGATAAAGCTTGCTTTTGGCTACGAACTCTCTTTCGGGCAGGAAGATGTGCAGATTCGCGGCCATGCCATCGAGGTGCGCATCAACGCCGAAGATCCGAAAAACAACTTTATGCCTGAGGGCGGCAAGAAAGTGAGCGTCTACCGTTCCACAGGTGGATTCGGGGTTCGCCTCGACGGTTTTGTCTATCAGGGCTATGAAATTCCAGAGGTTTACGATTCACTGCTGGTGAAAATGACAGTGCATGGTTTCACCTGGGATGAAACCGTTGAGCGTATGAAGCGTTGTCTCAAAAACTTTGCCATTGTCGGACCGAAGACCACCATTCCGTTTTACTTGAATGTTGTTGATGACCCGGATTTCATAAAGGGAGACTTCAATACCTCATATCTCGATACCCACCCGCATCTTTTCCACTATGAAGAAGAGGTGGGGGAAGCAGGCAAGCTCGCCAAACTGATCGCAGAGATTCATCACCGTGGTGAGAATCCGTTTGCATCGTAA
- a CDS encoding ATP-dependent zinc protease codes for MTINEPPTEPSVIEEVLPAPDLSPQEPIIDEPAKIIINPEAVTGRNTSVIARPATEIIGEIEPVTIVRAKMIKQARIDTGATTSSLDVEDYTEFERDGKKWVRYHLLERTTGEVAELENRIIKFVLIKRIDAESHRRPVIRLKVRLGNKTLTEEFTLADRSQLDFPVLIGRNILDSNFIVDVSRKNTTSSMAEE; via the coding sequence GTGACCATTAATGAACCACCAACTGAACCATCCGTTATTGAAGAAGTGCTGCCCGCACCCGACCTCAGCCCTCAAGAGCCCATCATCGATGAACCGGCAAAAATCATCATCAATCCCGAAGCTGTCACTGGCAGAAATACGAGCGTGATTGCCAGACCTGCGACTGAGATAATCGGAGAGATCGAACCTGTCACCATAGTTCGGGCAAAGATGATAAAGCAGGCCAGGATAGATACAGGAGCTACAACTTCTTCTCTTGATGTGGAAGACTACACTGAATTTGAACGCGACGGCAAAAAATGGGTCCGCTACCACCTGCTGGAGCGTACCACGGGTGAAGTGGCTGAATTGGAGAACAGGATTATTAAATTTGTCCTGATCAAGAGAATAGATGCCGAATCCCATCGGCGACCGGTTATTCGCCTCAAGGTTCGCCTGGGTAATAAAACCCTTACCGAAGAGTTTACTCTTGCCGACCGCAGCCAGTTGGACTTCCCGGTGCTCATAGGCAGAAACATACTTGACAGTAATTTTATTGTGGATGTCTCCAGAAAGAACACCACTTCATCGATGGCTGAGGAGTAA
- a CDS encoding cysteine hydrolase family protein, producing MSFAVLVIDVQSGLFDPEPRPFEADVVVKNINRVTAAARLVGKPVIFIQHEKAGTVLESGADGWKLQANLEIGDTDHYVRKTTPDSFQGTDLQQLLADYGVESLIVCGYASEFCVDTTVRRAAALGFSVHIVKDAHTTHDKEHMEAARIREHHNKTLCNIRSFGPEIRTVSSDGISFS from the coding sequence ATGTCATTTGCAGTGCTGGTTATTGATGTTCAGAGTGGCCTGTTTGATCCGGAACCGAGACCATTTGAGGCTGATGTTGTGGTAAAAAACATTAACAGAGTTACTGCTGCTGCAAGATTGGTCGGTAAGCCCGTTATTTTCATACAGCATGAAAAGGCTGGTACCGTGCTGGAGTCTGGAGCAGATGGTTGGAAACTTCAGGCCAATCTGGAGATTGGTGATACCGATCACTACGTTCGGAAAACAACACCGGACTCATTCCAGGGCACAGATTTGCAACAGCTTCTGGCCGATTATGGTGTCGAGAGCCTGATTGTTTGCGGATATGCATCTGAGTTTTGTGTCGATACCACCGTTCGACGTGCTGCCGCTCTGGGTTTTTCGGTGCACATTGTAAAGGATGCACACACAACCCACGATAAAGAGCATATGGAAGCAGCCCGGATACGGGAACATCACAACAAAACGTTATGTAATATTCGAAGTTTTGGCCCTGAGATCAGAACTGTTTCAAGTGATGGGATTAGTTTCTCCTGA
- a CDS encoding UUP1 family membrane protein — protein sequence MKQRLQLIIIVTTLVVVGLSSAIYKHYSLGFSFLPSESIRTWTVESAITFTANDGPVEMIFNLPNTSDNIAVLDMSSIDSGYTFELMENQAKWSREQAKGAQKIFFRATVSSLKGGQDLVPSSFKPYARELKEPATTAANNIIAEVEKRLENRTNSPLIKSETIKSETITKAIYLLTALNNTESPDTNVLISEAKFFPTKANLAATVLNKAGIKARPVRGINLVRDQNNASLDTYIEIVDNNKLVLLNPTTAQPESRETFLSWQIDDEPLLDLIGGSGGKVAISILGGRMAAERAAVLHGHQSGSVLIDFSIYSLPIKDQNTFKLLLLIPIGALVVVVLRNLIGIPTSGTFMPILIALVFLQTKLIAGLVLFITVVGVGLVLRSYLSHLNLLLVPRISAVLVFVIIIYVAISVGSHKLGIAGGMQVTFFPMIIISWTIERMSVLWEEEGPRDVFKQGGGSLFAASLIYFAMSNSYLKHLTFSFPELLLVVLAIIIMIGSYSGYRLTELRRFEPLARGE from the coding sequence GTGAAACAACGGCTACAACTTATCATTATCGTTACCACCCTCGTTGTTGTTGGCTTAAGCTCGGCGATCTACAAGCATTATTCTCTCGGTTTTTCCTTTCTGCCTTCTGAAAGTATCCGAACCTGGACTGTTGAATCCGCCATAACCTTTACCGCCAACGACGGTCCGGTTGAAATGATTTTCAATCTGCCCAACACCTCCGATAATATTGCTGTTCTTGATATGTCGAGCATCGACTCAGGTTATACCTTTGAGTTGATGGAAAACCAGGCCAAGTGGAGTCGCGAACAGGCAAAAGGGGCCCAGAAGATATTTTTCAGAGCCACGGTTTCCAGCTTAAAAGGCGGTCAGGACCTGGTGCCATCATCCTTTAAACCGTATGCACGGGAACTCAAGGAACCAGCCACCACTGCAGCAAACAACATAATAGCAGAGGTTGAGAAAAGGCTTGAGAACAGAACAAACAGCCCATTGATCAAAAGTGAAACCATAAAAAGTGAAACCATAACAAAAGCCATTTATCTGCTTACGGCACTGAACAATACAGAATCACCGGACACGAATGTTCTCATCAGCGAGGCAAAATTTTTCCCGACCAAAGCCAATCTTGCGGCGACTGTGCTGAACAAGGCAGGCATCAAGGCACGACCTGTTCGCGGCATCAACCTGGTTCGGGACCAGAACAACGCCAGCCTGGATACCTATATTGAAATCGTTGACAACAACAAGCTGGTACTCCTTAATCCCACTACGGCCCAACCGGAAAGCAGAGAAACATTCCTCAGCTGGCAAATTGATGATGAACCTTTGCTCGACCTTATTGGCGGTAGTGGTGGCAAGGTTGCAATTTCAATCCTTGGAGGCCGGATGGCTGCGGAACGCGCCGCTGTACTCCATGGCCATCAATCCGGCAGCGTATTAATCGATTTTTCCATCTACAGCCTGCCGATCAAAGACCAGAACACCTTCAAATTGTTGCTGCTTATCCCCATAGGCGCGCTGGTGGTTGTCGTCCTCAGAAATCTTATTGGCATTCCAACTTCCGGTACATTTATGCCGATCCTGATAGCTCTGGTCTTTTTGCAAACCAAGTTGATAGCAGGACTTGTGCTGTTCATTACTGTAGTGGGCGTGGGACTGGTGCTTCGTTCCTACCTCAGTCATCTGAACTTATTACTGGTACCTCGAATATCAGCGGTACTGGTCTTCGTAATTATCATTTATGTGGCTATCAGTGTCGGCAGCCATAAACTGGGCATTGCCGGAGGCATGCAGGTCACCTTCTTTCCGATGATTATCATCTCCTGGACTATCGAGCGAATGTCTGTACTCTGGGAAGAAGAAGGCCCACGCGACGTATTCAAGCAGGGTGGCGGCAGCCTCTTCGCGGCAAGCCTTATCTACTTTGCCATGTCGAATAGTTACCTCAAACATCTCACTTTTTCGTTTCCCGAGTTATTACTGGTTGTACTGGCCATCATCATCATGATTGGCTCCTACTCCGGCTATCGGTTGACTGAGCTGCGCCGCTTCGAGCCACTCGCCAGAGGGGAATAG
- a CDS encoding TRAP transporter substrate-binding protein, with amino-acid sequence MISSCINVRTILVTAFVCLMLSFQTIHAADIEYPQTRIMAATANHAGSVHVTALEKFAEILEQESKGNVTVTLFTGGSKGDELDNVKQLRTGELQVAAVATSDLAPFAPSATITVLPYLFPEIEKAYTLFENNNFITELGDRVAAESLTRPLGWMISDYRSLTNSKKPITRIADLQGLKIRVPEVPIQLELFRSWEVEPHPLAWSETVNALEQGVVDGQVNPHSVNRDQKLWEVQKYVTDLHHMLWVGPLLVSERWYQNLEPNLKALIDRAARKAVAHQWQWADEQNRLALQECLDNGMQITRLSDEHEWKARARALWPRFYRAVGGKENIDRALEIMNTP; translated from the coding sequence ATGATATCGAGTTGTATAAATGTGCGAACAATTCTCGTTACAGCTTTTGTCTGTCTGATGCTTTCCTTTCAGACCATTCATGCTGCCGATATTGAATATCCTCAAACACGGATTATGGCAGCGACTGCCAATCATGCTGGTTCAGTCCATGTCACGGCACTTGAGAAATTTGCCGAAATCCTGGAACAGGAGTCCAAAGGCAATGTAACCGTAACCCTGTTTACCGGCGGTTCCAAGGGGGACGAGCTCGACAATGTCAAACAGCTTCGCACCGGAGAACTCCAGGTCGCAGCGGTTGCCACCAGTGATCTTGCCCCATTTGCACCTTCTGCAACCATAACTGTACTGCCCTATCTTTTCCCTGAAATTGAGAAGGCATATACGCTTTTTGAGAATAACAACTTCATAACGGAGCTCGGCGATCGGGTGGCTGCTGAAAGTCTCACCCGACCTCTTGGCTGGATGATCAGCGACTACAGGTCACTGACAAATTCCAAAAAACCGATTACCCGAATTGCTGATCTTCAGGGTCTGAAAATCAGGGTCCCGGAGGTGCCGATTCAACTCGAATTGTTCCGCTCCTGGGAAGTAGAGCCACATCCTCTCGCATGGTCCGAGACCGTCAATGCCCTGGAACAGGGCGTTGTTGACGGGCAGGTAAATCCTCACTCCGTCAATCGTGACCAGAAACTCTGGGAAGTTCAAAAATACGTCACCGACCTGCACCATATGCTGTGGGTTGGTCCGCTGCTGGTTTCCGAGCGCTGGTACCAGAACCTTGAGCCCAACTTGAAGGCCCTGATTGATCGTGCCGCCCGCAAAGCAGTTGCCCACCAGTGGCAATGGGCTGACGAGCAAAACCGGCTGGCACTTCAGGAATGTCTGGACAACGGCATGCAAATCACCCGCCTCAGTGATGAGCATGAGTGGAAAGCACGTGCCCGAGCCCTCTGGCCCAGGTTTTACAGAGCAGTTGGGGGAAAAGAAAATATCGACCGCGCGCTGGAAATCATGAATACGCCGTAA
- a CDS encoding ecotin family protein gives MKFFLLTSILALLLSTSALHAADNMKAFPEAEEGLVRYVLNLPAQENESHYRVELIVGKTVQVDTQNKYFFGGKIESETIQGWGYTRYLVKEFGPMAGTLMAVDPNAEKTERFIPIGGEPFMIRYNSRLPVVIYVPEGVEVRYRYWVAGPAADVNNG, from the coding sequence ATGAAATTTTTTTTATTGACGAGTATATTAGCTTTGTTATTATCAACGTCTGCGCTTCACGCGGCGGACAACATGAAAGCCTTTCCCGAGGCTGAAGAAGGGCTGGTCCGCTATGTTTTGAACCTTCCCGCACAAGAAAATGAATCCCACTACCGCGTGGAGCTTATTGTAGGCAAAACCGTCCAAGTAGATACCCAGAATAAATACTTTTTTGGTGGTAAAATAGAGAGCGAGACCATTCAGGGGTGGGGTTATACCCGTTACCTGGTCAAAGAGTTCGGGCCGATGGCCGGTACGCTGATGGCTGTTGATCCGAACGCAGAAAAAACAGAGCGTTTTATTCCTATCGGTGGTGAACCGTTCATGATTCGCTACAACAGTCGTCTGCCAGTGGTAATTTATGTCCCTGAGGGTGTTGAAGTACGCTACCGGTACTGGGTTGCAGGTCCTGCTGCGGACGTGAATAACGGGTAA
- a CDS encoding aspartate aminotransferase family protein, whose protein sequence is MNHVLNCTGHEMKMDNIVRADGVYLFDENGRRYMDLESGVWCISVGHGNRKIIEAAKDQLDSIMHAGFCYTSSVIGKSAGKLLDTCGLEDGKCLFLCSGSEAIEVARQVARHLTGRKVSMTFHDAYLGAYSSATDRSRDWYLFDWSYCRQCKKNDTCDTDCPSLGDIPVEVSDFIFEPGSSSGFVRFPPEPLVRNIVDKVRQNGGRIIVNEVTTGVGRTGRWYGYQHYKLVPDMIALGKGIGNGYPVSAALFSGEVARELTRKPFKYSQSHQNDPLGAAIAGQVVAEITERDLIAEAEKKGFLFLAQLQSLVDGQIVRAVRGRGLMFAIDLVDEGLADKIYNSLIVKGYIIGNRGSTLRIDPPLIVNEAQLSEFIDEFGKIITLIKSAGRS, encoded by the coding sequence ATGAATCACGTACTAAACTGTACCGGGCATGAAATGAAAATGGATAATATCGTCAGGGCTGATGGTGTCTATCTCTTTGATGAAAATGGCAGACGGTACATGGACCTTGAGTCTGGTGTCTGGTGTATTTCTGTCGGCCACGGTAACAGGAAAATTATCGAAGCGGCAAAAGACCAGCTTGATTCGATCATGCACGCGGGGTTTTGTTACACCAGCAGTGTGATCGGAAAATCAGCCGGAAAACTACTTGACACTTGTGGCCTGGAAGATGGAAAATGTCTTTTTCTCTGTTCGGGGAGTGAGGCCATAGAAGTGGCACGGCAGGTTGCACGTCACCTGACCGGCAGGAAAGTATCGATGACCTTCCACGACGCCTATCTTGGTGCATACAGCTCCGCCACAGATCGAAGCCGGGACTGGTATCTGTTTGACTGGAGTTATTGCCGGCAGTGCAAAAAAAACGACACATGCGATACTGACTGTCCGTCACTTGGTGATATACCGGTTGAGGTTTCGGATTTTATTTTCGAGCCGGGCAGTTCCTCCGGTTTTGTCCGCTTTCCTCCTGAACCGCTGGTGCGGAATATAGTAGATAAAGTGCGGCAGAATGGGGGACGGATAATCGTCAATGAGGTGACGACCGGGGTAGGCCGTACCGGCCGCTGGTATGGTTACCAGCATTACAAGCTGGTGCCGGATATGATTGCGCTTGGTAAGGGGATAGGGAACGGTTATCCAGTTAGTGCTGCTCTGTTCAGTGGCGAAGTGGCACGGGAGTTGACCCGAAAGCCTTTTAAGTACTCGCAGTCACATCAGAATGACCCGCTTGGTGCTGCTATTGCCGGCCAGGTTGTGGCTGAGATTACAGAACGTGATCTTATTGCCGAAGCAGAGAAAAAAGGATTCCTGTTCCTTGCGCAGTTACAATCACTTGTCGATGGACAGATTGTACGGGCTGTTCGTGGAAGGGGTTTGATGTTTGCTATTGATCTGGTTGATGAAGGTCTGGCAGACAAAATTTACAACAGTCTTATAGTCAAGGGGTATATCATCGGTAATCGAGGTTCTACATTACGGATTGATCCGCCGCTTATAGTCAATGAGGCACAATTATCTGAATTTATTGATGAGTTCGGAAAAATCATAACACTAATAAAGAGCGCAGGCAGAAGTTGA
- a CDS encoding alpha-L-glutamate ligase-like protein yields MFFVSPAKLRKAGVVGMNGRNVQLIARNNRRSLYPLVDNKVKTKEILAKAGISAPKLLGVVHHQGNIRELEDFLQKHQAFVIKPAKGSGGKGILVVSSHTDGEYTKASGETIGLRSLQRHSSNILSGLYSLGGANDVAMIEEMVHFSDTFDGFSFQGVPDIRIIVYKGFPVMAMTRLSTKASDGKANLHQGAVGVGLDLQTGQALRAVQFDRPVSHHPDTGVALQTFEVPLWSDFLLLASRCYEITSLGYLGVDIVLDKLKGPMVLELNARPGLAIQIANGSGLQPRVDAIDAMQSLVISNLSAHERAEHSMEHLSKV; encoded by the coding sequence ATGTTTTTTGTTTCACCTGCAAAATTACGCAAAGCTGGTGTGGTCGGCATGAACGGCCGAAATGTTCAGCTGATCGCCAGAAACAATCGCCGCAGCCTCTACCCGCTGGTCGACAATAAAGTTAAGACTAAAGAAATCCTCGCCAAGGCAGGTATTTCAGCACCCAAGCTGCTTGGTGTCGTCCATCACCAGGGTAATATCCGTGAACTTGAAGATTTCCTGCAAAAACACCAGGCCTTCGTCATCAAACCTGCCAAGGGGAGTGGCGGCAAAGGAATTCTTGTGGTCTCTTCCCATACAGACGGAGAGTATACCAAAGCGAGCGGCGAAACTATCGGGCTCCGCTCGCTCCAGCGCCATTCCTCAAACATTCTCAGCGGCCTCTACAGTCTTGGTGGAGCCAACGATGTAGCAATGATAGAGGAAATGGTCCATTTCTCTGATACATTTGACGGATTCTCTTTCCAGGGAGTGCCCGACATTCGCATCATCGTCTATAAAGGCTTTCCGGTGATGGCCATGACCAGGCTCTCGACCAAGGCATCAGACGGAAAAGCAAACCTGCATCAAGGTGCGGTTGGAGTCGGGCTCGACTTACAAACCGGACAGGCCCTGCGTGCTGTCCAGTTTGACCGGCCAGTGAGCCACCATCCTGACACGGGAGTTGCACTGCAGACCTTCGAGGTACCACTCTGGTCTGACTTTCTATTGCTGGCATCACGTTGTTATGAAATCACTTCGCTCGGTTATCTTGGTGTTGATATCGTACTCGATAAACTTAAGGGCCCAATGGTACTCGAACTGAATGCCAGACCAGGCCTCGCCATTCAGATAGCTAACGGCAGTGGCCTGCAACCGAGGGTCGATGCCATCGATGCCATGCAGTCCCTGGTGATATCCAATCTCAGTGCACATGAACGTGCCGAACATTCCATGGAGCATCTATCCAAAGTTTAA